A single region of the Halobacterium wangiae genome encodes:
- a CDS encoding 50S ribosomal protein L18e, whose product MSKTSPRLSSLIAELKSVARDSGADVWHDVAGRLEKPRRTHAEVNLSRIERYANEDETVVVPGKVLGSGTLRKSVTVAAVDFSGSAETKIEHADGDVVHLEQAVEQNPDGNDVRVIR is encoded by the coding sequence ATGAGCAAGACAAGTCCGAGACTCAGCAGTCTCATCGCCGAACTGAAGTCCGTCGCCCGAGATTCGGGCGCGGACGTCTGGCACGACGTCGCGGGTCGGCTGGAGAAGCCACGCCGCACGCACGCCGAGGTGAACCTGAGTCGCATCGAACGATACGCGAACGAGGACGAGACGGTCGTCGTCCCCGGCAAGGTGCTGGGGTCCGGCACGCTTCGAAAGTCCGTCACCGTCGCTGCCGTGGATTTCTCCGGCAGCGCGGAGACGAAGATCGAGCACGCCGACGGCGACGTCGTCCATCTCGAACAGGCAGTCGAACAGAACCCAGACGGTAACGACGTACGGGTGATCCGATGA
- a CDS encoding 50S ribosomal protein L13, whose protein sequence is MSLAEFDADVVVDARDCIMGRVASNVAERALAGETVAVVNAEQAIITGARDDILGTYNKRAELGSDSGPYYPKRPDGIFKRAVRGMLPYKEQAGREAFENVRVYVGNPTDEDGEVLEGTSLDRLSNIRFVSLGEVSEELGANVTW, encoded by the coding sequence ATGAGTCTCGCAGAATTCGACGCCGACGTGGTCGTCGACGCCCGGGACTGCATCATGGGTCGCGTGGCGAGCAACGTCGCCGAACGCGCACTCGCCGGCGAGACGGTCGCCGTCGTGAACGCCGAGCAGGCGATCATCACCGGCGCGCGAGACGACATCCTCGGGACGTACAACAAGCGCGCGGAGCTCGGCTCCGACAGCGGTCCGTACTACCCGAAGCGCCCCGACGGCATCTTCAAGCGCGCCGTCCGCGGCATGCTCCCGTACAAGGAGCAGGCCGGCCGCGAGGCGTTCGAGAACGTCCGCGTCTACGTCGGCAACCCGACGGACGAGGACGGCGAGGTGCTCGAGGGGACGTCGCTGGACCGACTCTCGAACATCCGCTTCGTCTCCCTCGGCGAAGTCTCCGAAGAACTGGGGGCAAACGTCACATGGTAA
- a CDS encoding 30S ribosomal protein S9 — protein MVTNTSGKKKTAVARATVSDGKGRVRINSTPVELVEPEMSRMKMLEPFRIAGEDLRDGVDVDIDVSGGGFAGQADAVRTAIARGLVEHLGDAELRDAYREFDRSLLVNDVRQSESKKWGGPGARARYQKSYR, from the coding sequence ATGGTAACCAACACGTCAGGCAAGAAGAAGACGGCTGTCGCTCGCGCCACCGTGAGCGACGGGAAGGGTCGCGTGCGAATCAACTCCACGCCCGTCGAACTCGTCGAACCGGAGATGTCCCGCATGAAGATGCTGGAGCCGTTCCGCATCGCCGGCGAGGACCTCCGCGACGGGGTCGACGTGGACATCGACGTCTCCGGTGGCGGCTTCGCGGGTCAGGCAGACGCCGTCCGCACCGCCATCGCGCGCGGGCTGGTCGAACACCTCGGCGACGCGGAGCTCCGCGACGCCTACCGGGAGTTCGACCGCAGCCTGCTCGTCAACGACGTCCGCCAGAGTGAATCCAAGAAGTGGGGCGGCCCCGGTGCCCGCGCCCGCTACCAGAAGTCCTACCGCTGA
- a CDS encoding DNA-directed RNA polymerase subunit N has translation MMVPVRCFTCGNVVGEYWEEFKARADSHDGDEDPADVLDDLGVDRHCCRRMLISHQDLVDVVSPYQ, from the coding sequence ATGATGGTACCAGTCCGGTGTTTCACGTGCGGTAACGTCGTCGGCGAGTACTGGGAAGAGTTCAAGGCACGCGCCGACTCCCACGACGGCGACGAGGACCCAGCGGACGTGCTGGACGACCTCGGCGTGGACCGGCACTGCTGTCGACGGATGTTGATCTCACACCAGGACCTGGTCGACGTGGTCTCCCCCTACCAATGA
- a CDS encoding DNA-directed RNA polymerase subunit K, translated as MSELQHFNRYEKARIIGARALQVSYGAPVLVDTDQSEPILIAAEEYDAEVLPFTVRREN; from the coding sequence ATGAGCGAACTACAGCACTTCAATCGGTACGAGAAGGCTCGCATCATCGGTGCGAGAGCGCTGCAGGTGTCCTACGGGGCGCCCGTGCTGGTCGACACCGACCAGTCGGAGCCCATCCTCATCGCGGCCGAGGAGTACGACGCCGAGGTGCTCCCGTTCACGGTCCGGAGGGAGAACTGA
- the eno gene encoding phosphopyruvate hydratase — translation MTRIEAVRLRPVLDSRGNRTVEAEVTTESGGFGRAAAPSGASTGEYEAVERPVDEAIAAAREHVAPRLEGREFAGDQRGVDSALRAADGTEDFSEIGANSAVAVSMATAKAAADVLGVPLYQHLGGAFRGRNFPVPLGNVVGGGAHAADATAIQEFLAAPVGAPSVRQAVFANATVHQRVGELLDDRGVPAAKGDEGAWAPSIDDATAFEVVAEAVSEVADEFGFDIRMGLDMAAAECFEDGEYVYGDETRSTAEQIDYVADLVDEYDLAYVEDPLDEDAYEAFAELTERVGDQTLICGDDLFVTNTDRLGRGIDEGAANSILVKPNQIGTLTEAFDAIELATRNGYDAVVSHRSGETEDTTIAHLAVATDAPFIKTGAVGGERTAKLNELIRIADEA, via the coding sequence ATGACGCGCATCGAGGCCGTCCGACTCCGCCCGGTGCTCGACTCCCGCGGTAACAGGACCGTGGAGGCCGAGGTCACCACCGAGAGCGGCGGGTTCGGCCGTGCTGCCGCGCCGTCGGGCGCGAGCACGGGCGAGTACGAGGCCGTCGAACGCCCCGTCGACGAGGCCATCGCGGCGGCCCGCGAACACGTCGCCCCGCGCCTCGAGGGCCGGGAGTTCGCCGGCGACCAGCGGGGCGTCGACTCGGCGCTCCGCGCCGCCGACGGGACGGAGGACTTCTCCGAGATCGGCGCCAACAGCGCCGTCGCCGTCAGCATGGCGACCGCGAAGGCCGCCGCGGACGTCCTCGGTGTGCCGCTGTACCAGCACCTCGGTGGCGCGTTCCGCGGCCGGAACTTCCCGGTTCCGCTGGGGAACGTCGTCGGCGGCGGCGCGCACGCCGCCGACGCGACCGCCATCCAGGAGTTCCTCGCGGCCCCCGTCGGCGCGCCGAGCGTCCGGCAGGCCGTCTTCGCCAACGCCACTGTCCACCAGCGCGTCGGCGAACTCCTCGACGACCGCGGCGTCCCCGCGGCGAAGGGCGACGAGGGCGCGTGGGCGCCGTCCATCGACGACGCCACCGCCTTCGAGGTCGTCGCCGAGGCCGTCAGTGAGGTGGCCGACGAGTTCGGCTTCGACATCCGCATGGGCCTCGACATGGCCGCCGCGGAGTGTTTCGAAGACGGCGAGTACGTCTACGGCGACGAGACCCGCTCGACCGCCGAGCAGATAGACTACGTCGCGGACCTCGTCGACGAGTACGACCTCGCCTACGTCGAGGACCCGCTCGACGAGGACGCCTACGAGGCGTTCGCCGAGTTGACAGAGCGTGTGGGCGACCAGACGCTGATCTGCGGCGACGACCTGTTCGTGACGAACACGGACCGCCTCGGACGCGGCATCGACGAAGGCGCGGCCAACAGCATCCTCGTCAAACCGAACCAGATCGGGACGCTGACCGAGGCGTTCGACGCCATCGAGCTCGCGACCCGGAACGGCTACGACGCCGTGGTCTCCCACCGCAGCGGCGAGACCGAAGACACGACGATCGCACACCTCGCCGTCGCCACCGACGCCCCGTTCATCAAGACGGGCGCGGTCGGCGGCGAGCGCACCGCCAAGCTGAACGAACTCATCCGCATCGCGGACGAAGCATGA
- the rpsB gene encoding 30S ribosomal protein S2: MSENESDTEAELEDAPEEQDAPAAEEDTESEAQTDEQPAEEPEPESTATEDVMSDEEADLLIPVEDYLGAGVHIGTQQKTSDMDRFIHRVRTDGLYVLDVSKTDERIRTAADFLANYDPEQILVTSSRQYGRFPAEKFAEAVGARARTGRFIPGTLTNPQYDGYIEPDVLVVTDPIGDAQAVKEAITVGIPVIAMCDSNNQTSNVDLVVPTNNKGRRALSVVYWLLANETLDRRGAEPTYALEDFEDGL; this comes from the coding sequence ATGAGCGAGAACGAATCCGACACAGAGGCCGAACTCGAGGACGCCCCCGAGGAGCAGGACGCGCCTGCCGCCGAGGAGGACACCGAGAGCGAGGCCCAGACAGACGAACAGCCCGCCGAAGAACCGGAGCCGGAGTCCACGGCCACCGAGGACGTGATGTCCGACGAGGAGGCCGACCTCCTCATCCCCGTCGAGGACTACCTCGGCGCCGGCGTCCACATCGGTACCCAGCAGAAGACCAGCGACATGGACCGGTTCATCCACCGCGTCCGCACCGACGGTCTCTACGTGCTCGACGTCTCGAAGACGGACGAGCGCATCCGCACCGCCGCGGACTTCCTGGCGAACTACGACCCCGAGCAGATCCTGGTCACGTCCAGCCGCCAGTACGGTCGCTTCCCCGCCGAGAAGTTCGCGGAAGCGGTCGGCGCGCGCGCCCGGACCGGCCGATTCATCCCGGGGACGCTGACGAACCCGCAGTACGACGGCTACATCGAGCCGGACGTGCTGGTCGTCACCGACCCGATCGGTGACGCCCAGGCCGTCAAGGAGGCCATCACGGTCGGCATCCCCGTGATCGCCATGTGCGACTCGAACAACCAGACGAGCAACGTCGACCTCGTCGTCCCGACGAACAACAAGGGGCGGCGCGCGCTCTCGGTCGTCTACTGGCTGCTCGCCAACGAGACCCTCGACCGGCGCGGCGCGGAGCCGACGTACGCCCTCGAGGACTTCGAGGACGGCCTCTAA
- a CDS encoding VOC family protein, giving the protein MRPVIDHVPFAASDLNAIVERFESAGFDPDYGGEHPDAGTEMAALVLPDGSYLELVAPTRSDPAWWGEFFEYGDPLAGPSDWCVESGSVHAECQRLIDHDVEVHGPSRGSRERPDGTVVEWDNAFLGPPEEHLLPFVVSDRTPREYRVPDSELYGSPVSGIAWVVLATDDLDATVERFERLYRFPSPEYDYDDEYGDLACFPGQDVVLCEPDGGRVADRVAEFGPCPATVLLTADVDDARHQHPLGDGREWFGRRVRFVEGLDGYLGLVER; this is encoded by the coding sequence ATGCGCCCGGTCATCGACCACGTGCCGTTCGCTGCCAGCGATCTGAACGCCATCGTCGAGCGCTTCGAGTCGGCGGGCTTCGACCCCGACTACGGCGGGGAACACCCCGACGCGGGCACCGAGATGGCCGCACTCGTCCTCCCGGACGGCTCCTACCTCGAACTCGTCGCCCCCACCCGGTCGGACCCGGCGTGGTGGGGCGAGTTCTTCGAGTACGGCGACCCCCTGGCGGGTCCCAGCGACTGGTGTGTCGAGTCCGGCAGCGTCCACGCCGAGTGCCAGCGCCTCATCGACCACGACGTGGAGGTCCACGGTCCCTCCCGCGGGAGCCGCGAACGCCCCGACGGGACGGTCGTGGAGTGGGACAACGCCTTCCTCGGACCGCCCGAGGAACACCTCCTCCCGTTCGTCGTCAGCGACCGCACGCCACGGGAGTACCGCGTGCCCGACAGCGAGCTGTACGGGTCGCCGGTGTCGGGCATCGCGTGGGTCGTCCTCGCGACTGACGACCTCGACGCCACCGTCGAGCGGTTCGAGCGCCTCTACCGCTTCCCCTCCCCGGAGTACGACTACGACGACGAGTACGGCGACCTCGCGTGCTTCCCCGGCCAGGACGTCGTCCTCTGCGAACCGGACGGCGGCCGCGTCGCCGACCGCGTCGCCGAGTTCGGGCCGTGTCCCGCAACCGTCCTGCTGACCGCGGACGTCGACGACGCGCGCCACCAGCACCCCCTCGGCGACGGCCGCGAGTGGTTCGGGCGCCGCGTCCGCTTCGTCGAGGGTCTCGACGGCTACCTCGGTCTCGTCGAGCGGTAG
- the mvk gene encoding mevalonate kinase: protein MTTTSSAPGKVYLFGEHAVVYGEPAVPCAIERRATVTVSERDDDHLRVSADALSLDGFTVEYSDGSDQEPDVNVPTPLVEAATGYVDEAVAQARDAADSPHTGFDVEIESEIPLGAGLGSSAAVAVAGIDAATRELGVELDAREVADRAYQVEYEVQDGQASRADTFCSAMGGAVRVEGDDCTTLDAPDLPFVVGYDGTSHDTGELVAGVRSLREEFGFAADTVAAIGDLVREGERALAAGDVETLGRLMDVNHGLLSALGVSARSLETMVWAARESGALGAKLTGAGGGGSVVALDAEDCVETALGLTPDCEESFRAALATEGVRQA, encoded by the coding sequence ATGACCACGACTTCGAGTGCGCCGGGGAAGGTGTACCTCTTCGGTGAGCACGCCGTCGTCTACGGGGAGCCGGCGGTGCCCTGCGCCATCGAGCGGCGGGCGACCGTCACCGTCTCCGAGCGCGACGACGACCACCTGCGGGTGTCCGCCGACGCCCTCTCGCTGGACGGGTTCACCGTCGAATACAGCGACGGGAGCGACCAGGAACCCGACGTGAACGTGCCGACGCCGCTCGTCGAGGCGGCGACGGGGTACGTCGACGAGGCCGTCGCGCAGGCGCGGGACGCCGCCGACAGCCCGCACACAGGCTTCGACGTGGAGATCGAGAGCGAGATCCCGCTCGGCGCGGGCCTCGGCTCCAGTGCGGCCGTCGCGGTGGCGGGCATCGACGCCGCGACCCGGGAACTCGGCGTCGAACTCGACGCCCGCGAGGTCGCCGACCGCGCCTATCAGGTGGAGTACGAGGTCCAGGACGGCCAGGCCTCCCGCGCCGACACGTTCTGCTCGGCCATGGGTGGCGCGGTCCGCGTGGAGGGCGACGACTGCACGACCCTGGACGCGCCCGACCTGCCGTTCGTCGTCGGCTACGACGGCACCAGCCACGACACCGGTGAACTCGTCGCCGGGGTGCGCTCGCTCCGCGAGGAGTTCGGCTTCGCGGCGGACACCGTCGCCGCCATCGGCGACCTGGTCCGGGAGGGCGAGCGCGCGCTGGCCGCGGGCGACGTCGAGACGCTCGGTCGGCTGATGGACGTCAACCACGGCCTGCTCTCCGCGCTCGGCGTCTCCGCGCGCTCGCTGGAGACCATGGTGTGGGCAGCCCGGGAGAGCGGCGCACTCGGCGCGAAACTGACGGGCGCCGGCGGCGGCGGGAGCGTCGTCGCGCTCGACGCCGAGGACTGCGTGGAGACGGCGCTCGGCCTGACACCGGACTGCGAGGAGTCGTTCCGCGCGGCGCTCGCCACGGAGGGCGTCCGGCAGGCATGA
- a CDS encoding isopentenyl phosphate kinase produces the protein MTVVLKLGGSVVTEKDSPETVDDDQLADLAAAVGEANVSDLVVVHGGGSFGHPHAAEHGVSTSEGTTDSAAVRDIAAAMERLNDAVVGALAGAGVPAVPVHPFSTGHRTADGDLALPTDHVAAMLEEGFVPVLHGDVLTHTGEGATIVSGDELVTHVAVGLGAKRLGLCSTVPGVLDEDGEVVGEIGSYDDVAAALGGSDATDVTGGMAAKVRSLLDAESPAFVFGPADLRAFLAGEDAGTRIEG, from the coding sequence ATGACGGTCGTCCTCAAACTCGGCGGCAGCGTCGTCACCGAGAAGGACAGCCCGGAGACGGTCGACGACGACCAGCTCGCGGATCTGGCGGCAGCGGTCGGGGAAGCCAACGTCTCGGACCTGGTCGTCGTCCACGGCGGCGGGAGTTTCGGGCACCCGCACGCCGCCGAACACGGCGTCTCCACCAGCGAGGGGACGACCGACTCGGCGGCAGTACGCGACATCGCGGCCGCGATGGAGCGCCTGAACGACGCCGTCGTCGGAGCGCTGGCAGGGGCCGGTGTCCCGGCCGTCCCCGTCCACCCGTTCTCGACCGGCCACCGTACTGCCGACGGCGACCTCGCCCTCCCGACCGACCACGTCGCCGCGATGCTCGAGGAGGGGTTCGTACCGGTACTCCACGGCGACGTCCTCACGCACACCGGAGAAGGTGCGACCATCGTGAGCGGCGACGAACTCGTCACTCACGTCGCGGTGGGACTGGGCGCCAAGCGCCTCGGCCTCTGCTCGACGGTGCCGGGCGTCCTCGACGAGGACGGCGAGGTCGTCGGCGAGATTGGGAGCTACGACGACGTCGCGGCGGCGCTCGGCGGGAGCGACGCCACCGACGTGACCGGCGGCATGGCGGCGAAGGTCCGCTCGCTCCTCGACGCCGAATCTCCGGCGTTCGTGTTCGGTCCAGCGGACCTCCGGGCGTTCCTCGCCGGCGAGGACGCTGGCACGCGCATCGAGGGGTAG
- a CDS encoding HVO_2922 family protein, with translation MADATFHVYEDAAGQFRWRLVHRNGNIIADSGEGYASKQKAEQGLQSVKENAPDAEVVAEPPPER, from the coding sequence ATGGCCGACGCCACGTTCCACGTCTACGAGGACGCCGCGGGCCAGTTCCGGTGGCGCCTCGTCCACCGCAACGGCAACATCATCGCGGACTCCGGCGAGGGGTACGCGTCGAAGCAGAAGGCCGAGCAGGGACTCCAGAGCGTCAAGGAGAACGCACCCGACGCCGAGGTCGTCGCCGAACCGCCGCCCGAGCGGTAG
- a CDS encoding ribonuclease J, which produces MEIEIATIGGYEEVGRQMTAVRAGDDIVIFDMGLNLSQVLIHDNVETEKMHSLDLIDMGAIPDDRVMSDLEGDVKAIVPTHGHLDHIGALSKLAHRYNAPIVASPFTIELVKGQIEGEQKFGVDNELVEMSAGETMDIGERCELEFVHVTHSIIDAINPVLHTPEGAVVYGLDKRIDNDPVLEDPIDMKRFRELGREGEGVLCYIEDCTNAGRKGRTPSESVARRHLKDVLQSVEDYDGGIVATTFSSHVSRVSSLVEFAKDIGREPILLGRSMEHYSGTAERMGRVNFPDDLGMFGHRKSVDRAFKRVMNEGKENFLPIVTGHQGEPRAMLTRMGRGETPYDIEDGDKVIFSARVIPEPTNEGQRYQSERLLQMQGARIYDDIHVSGHLREEGHYQMLDALQPQHVIPAHQNMKGFAPYAALCKSQGYKLGRDLHVTENGNTIQLVE; this is translated from the coding sequence ATGGAAATCGAAATTGCAACCATCGGCGGTTACGAGGAAGTCGGGCGGCAGATGACTGCGGTTCGAGCAGGAGACGACATCGTCATCTTCGACATGGGTCTGAACCTCTCGCAGGTCCTGATCCACGACAACGTCGAGACCGAGAAGATGCACAGCCTCGACCTGATCGACATGGGCGCCATCCCCGACGACCGGGTGATGAGCGACCTCGAGGGCGACGTGAAGGCAATCGTGCCGACCCACGGCCACCTCGACCACATCGGCGCGCTCTCGAAGCTCGCCCACCGCTACAACGCACCCATCGTCGCCTCGCCCTTCACCATCGAACTGGTGAAGGGCCAGATCGAGGGCGAACAGAAGTTCGGCGTCGACAACGAACTCGTGGAGATGAGCGCCGGAGAGACGATGGACATCGGCGAGCGCTGCGAACTCGAGTTCGTCCACGTCACGCACTCCATCATCGACGCCATCAACCCCGTCCTCCACACGCCGGAGGGCGCCGTCGTCTACGGCCTCGACAAGCGTATCGACAACGACCCCGTCCTCGAGGACCCGATCGACATGAAGCGGTTCCGCGAACTGGGCCGCGAGGGCGAGGGCGTCCTCTGTTACATCGAGGACTGTACGAACGCCGGCCGGAAGGGCCGTACACCCTCCGAGAGCGTGGCGCGGCGCCACCTCAAAGACGTGCTCCAGAGCGTCGAGGACTACGACGGCGGCATCGTCGCCACGACGTTCTCCAGTCACGTCTCCCGGGTCTCCTCGCTCGTGGAGTTCGCGAAGGACATCGGCCGCGAACCCATCCTGCTCGGTCGCTCGATGGAACACTACTCGGGCACCGCAGAGCGCATGGGCCGCGTGAACTTCCCGGACGACCTCGGGATGTTCGGTCACCGGAAGTCCGTCGACCGTGCGTTCAAGCGCGTGATGAACGAGGGCAAGGAGAACTTCCTCCCCATCGTCACTGGCCACCAGGGCGAGCCGCGCGCGATGCTCACCCGGATGGGTCGCGGCGAGACCCCCTACGACATCGAGGACGGTGACAAGGTCATCTTCTCGGCCCGCGTGATTCCGGAGCCGACCAACGAGGGGCAGCGCTACCAGTCCGAGCGCCTCCTCCAGATGCAGGGCGCGCGCATCTACGACGACATTCACGTCTCGGGCCACCTCCGCGAGGAAGGCCACTACCAGATGCTCGACGCGCTCCAGCCCCAGCACGTCATCCCTGCCCACCAGAACATGAAGGGCTTCGCACCGTACGCGGCCCTCTGCAAGAGCCAGGGGTACAAGCTCGGCCGCGACCTCCACGTGACGGAGAACGGCAACACCATCCAGCTCGTCGAGTAG
- the idsA3 gene encoding geranylfarnesyl diphosphate synthase, translating into MSRNAREEAVLSAVRERRELVNAAIDEDLPSKRPERLYEASRYLLKAGGKRLRPAMLLLTAEALADVAPGSVDYREFPDLTGETVDVMAAAVSIEVIQSFTLIHDDIMDDDDLRRGVPAVHREYDTETAILAGDTLYSKAFEIMLRTEAPPERGLAAMRTLAETCTHICEGQALDVDFETRDDVVPDEYMEMVELKTAVLYAAAASLPAIVLGADDDTVEALYQYGLRVGQAFQIHDDVLDLTVPSEKLGKQRGSDLVENKKTVITLHARDQGVDVEGLLDATDPENVTDAEIEDAVGELEAVGSIEYARDLADDLVAEGKDHLSVLPDNEAHRRLEQVADYLIERGY; encoded by the coding sequence ATGTCTCGAAACGCTCGCGAGGAGGCGGTGCTCTCGGCGGTCCGCGAGCGCCGCGAACTGGTGAACGCCGCCATCGACGAGGACCTCCCGTCCAAGCGCCCAGAGCGCCTCTACGAGGCCTCCCGGTACCTCCTGAAGGCCGGCGGGAAGCGCCTCCGGCCCGCAATGTTGCTGTTGACCGCAGAGGCGCTCGCCGACGTGGCCCCGGGCAGCGTGGACTACCGCGAGTTCCCGGACCTCACCGGCGAGACCGTCGACGTCATGGCGGCCGCCGTCTCCATCGAGGTCATCCAGTCGTTCACACTCATCCACGACGACATCATGGACGACGACGACCTCCGGCGTGGGGTCCCAGCCGTCCACCGCGAGTACGACACCGAGACCGCGATTCTCGCGGGCGACACGCTGTACTCGAAGGCGTTCGAGATCATGCTGCGGACCGAGGCGCCACCCGAGCGCGGCCTCGCCGCGATGCGGACGCTCGCGGAGACCTGCACCCACATCTGCGAAGGCCAGGCCCTCGACGTCGACTTCGAGACGCGCGACGACGTGGTGCCCGACGAGTACATGGAGATGGTGGAGCTGAAGACCGCGGTGCTGTACGCCGCGGCCGCCAGCCTCCCCGCCATCGTACTCGGCGCCGACGACGACACCGTCGAGGCGCTCTACCAGTACGGCCTCCGGGTCGGGCAGGCGTTCCAGATCCACGACGACGTCCTCGACCTCACGGTCCCCTCCGAGAAGCTAGGCAAGCAGCGCGGCTCGGACCTCGTCGAGAACAAGAAGACGGTCATCACGCTCCACGCCCGCGACCAGGGCGTCGACGTCGAGGGCCTCCTCGACGCGACTGACCCCGAGAACGTCACGGACGCCGAGATCGAGGACGCGGTCGGCGAACTCGAGGCCGTGGGCAGCATCGAGTACGCCCGCGACCTCGCCGACGACCTCGTCGCCGAAGGGAAAGACCACCTCTCGGTCCTCCCGGACAACGAGGCCCACCGGCGTCTCGAACAGGTCGCGGACTACCTGATCGAACGGGGCTACTAA
- a CDS encoding glutamate--tRNA ligase, which produces MDDEIRERVRREAEVAALFNALKHDSDAQVGAIMGPMMGENPAFRERGDEIPGVVSPVIADVNGMSVEEKRERLGELAPERLEELEAEDEGDEQVLPDLPNADEYDEIRMRCAPNPNGPWHIGHARMPAVIGTYAEEYDGEFIVRFDDTDPETKRPLLWAYDEILDEIEYLGFEPAEVYRASDRLETYYEHARQLIGMGGAYTCSCPAEEFSELKNSGEACPHREKDADVVAEEFAAMVDGEYDSGEMVLRVKTDIDHKNPALRDWVAFRLIDTPHPREEAAAYRCWPMLDFQSGVDDHLTGVTHIIRGIDLQDSAKRQQFVYDYFGWEYPEVIHWGHVQVDAYDVKMSTSTIGELIDAGELDGWDDPRAPTLPSVQRRGIRGQALVDAMTELGTSTSNVDLAMSSVYSNNRDLVDDEAPRQFFVRDGFNARSPDAEESFDAVEVPLSGGPGSAHPLVHPDHEDRGERDIPVGDAVVVEERDLPEADERVWLKGYGPVEFDGEDFHYLDEADIDVVREEGVDVVHWVPADDNVPVTLRTPDGDVHGFAEPGFADVDPDTVVQFVRVGFARCDRHDDGESVAYYAHP; this is translated from the coding sequence ATGGACGACGAGATTCGCGAGCGCGTGCGACGGGAGGCGGAGGTCGCCGCCCTCTTCAACGCGCTCAAGCACGACAGCGACGCGCAGGTCGGCGCCATCATGGGGCCGATGATGGGAGAGAACCCAGCGTTCCGAGAGCGCGGCGACGAGATTCCGGGCGTCGTCTCCCCCGTCATCGCGGACGTCAACGGGATGAGCGTCGAGGAGAAGCGCGAGCGCCTCGGCGAACTCGCACCCGAGCGCCTGGAGGAACTGGAGGCAGAGGACGAGGGCGACGAGCAGGTGCTGCCGGACCTCCCGAACGCCGACGAGTATGACGAGATCCGGATGCGGTGTGCGCCGAATCCGAACGGCCCGTGGCACATCGGGCACGCGCGGATGCCGGCGGTCATCGGAACATACGCTGAGGAGTACGACGGCGAGTTCATCGTGCGCTTCGACGACACCGACCCGGAGACGAAACGCCCGCTCCTGTGGGCGTACGACGAGATTCTCGACGAAATAGAGTACCTCGGGTTCGAACCGGCCGAGGTGTACCGCGCCAGCGACCGCCTCGAGACCTACTACGAGCACGCCCGACAGCTCATCGGGATGGGCGGCGCATACACCTGTAGCTGTCCCGCCGAGGAGTTCTCCGAGTTGAAGAACAGCGGCGAGGCGTGCCCGCACCGCGAGAAAGACGCCGACGTCGTCGCCGAGGAGTTCGCGGCGATGGTCGACGGCGAGTACGACTCCGGGGAGATGGTGCTGCGCGTGAAGACTGACATCGACCACAAGAACCCCGCGCTCCGCGACTGGGTGGCGTTCCGCCTCATCGACACGCCCCACCCACGCGAGGAGGCCGCGGCGTACCGCTGCTGGCCGATGCTCGACTTCCAGTCGGGCGTCGACGACCACCTCACCGGCGTCACGCACATCATCCGCGGCATCGACCTGCAGGACTCCGCGAAGCGCCAGCAGTTCGTCTACGACTACTTCGGCTGGGAGTATCCGGAGGTCATCCACTGGGGGCACGTGCAGGTCGACGCCTATGACGTGAAGATGTCGACGTCCACCATCGGCGAACTCATCGACGCGGGTGAACTGGACGGCTGGGACGACCCGCGCGCGCCGACGCTGCCGAGCGTGCAGCGCCGCGGCATCCGCGGGCAGGCGCTCGTGGACGCGATGACGGAACTGGGGACGTCGACGAGCAACGTCGACCTCGCGATGTCCTCGGTGTACTCGAACAACCGCGACCTGGTGGACGACGAGGCGCCCCGGCAGTTCTTCGTGCGCGACGGGTTCAACGCCCGCTCGCCGGACGCCGAGGAGTCCTTCGACGCTGTCGAGGTTCCGCTGTCGGGCGGTCCGGGGAGCGCACACCCGCTGGTCCACCCCGACCACGAGGACCGCGGCGAGCGCGACATCCCGGTCGGCGACGCCGTGGTCGTCGAGGAGCGCGACCTGCCCGAGGCGGACGAGCGCGTCTGGCTGAAGGGGTACGGCCCCGTGGAGTTCGACGGCGAGGACTTCCACTACCTCGACGAGGCGGACATCGACGTCGTGCGTGAGGAGGGCGTGGACGTGGTCCACTGGGTGCCCGCCGACGACAACGTCCCGGTGACGCTCCGCACACCCGACGGCGACGTCCACGGGTTCGCCGAGCCCGGGTTCGCCGACGTCGACCCCGACACGGTCGTCCAGTTCGTGCGCGTCGGGTTCGCGCGCTGTGACCGCCACGACGACGGCGAGTCGGTCGCGTACTACGCCCACCCCTGA